In Kitasatospora sp. NBC_00240, the following are encoded in one genomic region:
- a CDS encoding SPW repeat protein, translating into MSTQIPMGMEHHPDIVELREHYERVTSTPAAQGVEALAVLAGLFLAISPWVVGFSGFLGFGTLVVNNLVLGLAFALLMGGYGSAYERTHARAWAATAIGVWCMIAPWVVAGNVDVRRTITTNLITGGCMALLGLAAISMASMTASGAAMRRGAGGPATGGRAGGGGA; encoded by the coding sequence GTGTCTACCCAGATTCCGATGGGCATGGAGCATCACCCGGACATCGTCGAACTCCGGGAGCACTATGAGCGCGTCACCTCGACGCCGGCCGCTCAGGGCGTCGAGGCGCTGGCGGTCCTGGCCGGTCTCTTCCTGGCGATCTCGCCCTGGGTGGTCGGGTTCAGCGGCTTCCTGGGCTTCGGGACGCTGGTCGTCAACAATCTGGTCCTCGGACTGGCGTTCGCCCTGCTCATGGGCGGCTACGGCTCCGCCTACGAGCGCACCCACGCCCGTGCCTGGGCGGCCACGGCGATCGGTGTCTGGTGCATGATCGCGCCTTGGGTGGTTGCCGGGAACGTGGACGTCCGGCGGACCATCACGACCAATCTGATCACCGGCGGCTGCATGGCGCTCCTCGGCCTGGCAGCCATCTCGATGGCGTCCATGACCGCGAGCGGTGCGGCCATGCGCCGGGGCGCCGGCGGTCCCGCCACCGGCGGCCGTGCGGGCGGAGGAGGCGCCTGA
- a CDS encoding chitinase, with protein MNPRKPLRPLLTLAAAVSLTGTAFALAPAGQAATPDPVGLNAPYEYLGWGSPQNPTAVMSATGVKQFTLAFMLSDGGCNPKWDGSRALTGGSDQGAINSIRAAGGDVVISFGGWSGAKLGEKCTSASALAGAYQKVINAYKLKAIDIDIEDTEVAGATVRQRVIDALKIVKNNNPGIKEYVTFGTTPTGPDSAGVDLIKKGAKAGLALDGWTVMPFDFGGHSGSMGSVTVTAADGLKNAVASAYGYDSATAYRHIGISSMNGKTDESDETVSVADFTTIADYAKAHHLARFTFWSVNRDRQCPSGTPAGDACSGISQAPYAFTKIVAAYHG; from the coding sequence ATGAACCCGCGCAAGCCCCTCCGCCCGCTGCTCACCCTCGCCGCCGCCGTCTCGCTCACCGGCACCGCCTTCGCGCTGGCCCCCGCCGGACAGGCCGCCACCCCCGATCCGGTCGGCCTCAACGCCCCGTACGAGTACCTGGGTTGGGGAAGCCCGCAGAACCCGACCGCCGTGATGTCGGCGACCGGCGTCAAGCAGTTCACGCTCGCCTTCATGCTCAGCGACGGCGGCTGCAACCCCAAGTGGGACGGCAGTCGGGCGCTCACCGGCGGCAGCGACCAGGGCGCGATCAACAGCATCCGGGCGGCCGGCGGGGACGTGGTGATCTCCTTCGGCGGCTGGAGCGGCGCCAAGCTCGGCGAGAAGTGCACCTCCGCGAGCGCCCTCGCCGGGGCGTACCAGAAGGTGATCAACGCCTACAAGCTCAAGGCGATCGACATCGACATCGAGGACACCGAGGTGGCCGGTGCGACGGTCCGCCAGCGGGTGATCGACGCTCTGAAGATCGTCAAGAACAACAACCCCGGCATCAAGGAGTACGTCACCTTCGGCACCACCCCCACCGGCCCGGACTCGGCCGGCGTCGACCTGATCAAGAAAGGCGCGAAGGCCGGTCTGGCGCTCGACGGCTGGACCGTCATGCCCTTCGACTTCGGCGGCCACAGCGGCTCGATGGGCTCGGTGACCGTCACCGCCGCCGACGGCCTGAAGAACGCCGTCGCGAGCGCCTACGGCTACGACTCCGCGACGGCCTACCGCCACATCGGGATCTCCTCGATGAACGGGAAGACCGACGAGAGCGACGAGACCGTCTCGGTCGCGGACTTCACCACCATCGCCGACTACGCCAAGGCGCACCACCTGGCCCGCTTCACCTTCTGGTCCGTCAACCGCGACCGGCAGTGCCCCTCGGGCACCCCGGCGGGCGACGCCTGCAGCGGGATCAGCCAGGCGCCGTACGCCTTCACGAAGATCGTCGCCGCCTACCACGGCTGA
- a CDS encoding acyl-CoA dehydrogenase family protein yields MTKPNRIDPADLLAVGDLLTDEERLIRDTVRRFADERIRPYVGEWFERGVFPARELAPELGALGVLGMHLDGYGCTGSTAVAYGVACMELEAADSGLRSFVSVQGSLAMRAIHAFGSEEQKQQWLPEMAAGRAIGCFGLTEPDFGSDPANMRTRARRKGGDWVLSGTKMWITNGSIADAAVIWAQTEEGVRGFVVPRGTKGFSANDVHGKLSLRASVTSELVLEDVQLPGDAVLPGVTGLRGPLSSLNEARYGILWGTVGAARDCYTTALDYAKTRIQFDRPIAAFQLTQQKLVEMMLEVEKAYLVALRIGRLKDAGESVPAHISFGKLNNVRAALEIARSARTILGANGITTEYPVLRHANNLESVLTYEGTGEIHTLVLGQAITGEAAYS; encoded by the coding sequence ATGACGAAGCCGAACCGCATCGACCCGGCCGACCTCCTCGCGGTCGGCGACCTGCTCACCGACGAGGAGCGGCTGATCCGCGACACCGTACGGCGCTTCGCCGACGAGCGGATCAGGCCGTACGTGGGGGAGTGGTTCGAGCGCGGCGTCTTCCCGGCCCGGGAGCTGGCCCCCGAACTCGGCGCACTCGGCGTCCTGGGCATGCACCTCGACGGGTACGGCTGCACCGGCTCGACGGCGGTGGCCTACGGCGTCGCCTGCATGGAGCTGGAGGCGGCCGACTCCGGGCTGCGCAGCTTCGTCTCCGTCCAGGGCTCGCTGGCGATGCGCGCCATCCACGCCTTCGGCTCCGAGGAGCAGAAGCAGCAGTGGTTGCCGGAGATGGCGGCCGGCCGGGCGATCGGCTGCTTCGGCCTGACCGAGCCGGACTTCGGGTCCGACCCGGCCAACATGCGGACCAGGGCCCGCCGCAAGGGCGGCGACTGGGTGCTCTCCGGCACCAAGATGTGGATCACCAACGGCAGCATCGCGGACGCCGCCGTGATCTGGGCGCAGACCGAGGAGGGCGTCCGGGGCTTCGTGGTGCCGCGCGGCACCAAGGGCTTCTCGGCCAACGACGTGCACGGCAAGCTCTCCCTGCGGGCCTCGGTGACCAGCGAGTTGGTGCTGGAGGACGTGCAGTTGCCCGGTGACGCCGTGCTGCCCGGCGTCACCGGCCTGCGCGGGCCGCTGTCCTCGCTGAACGAGGCTCGCTACGGCATCCTCTGGGGCACCGTCGGCGCCGCCCGCGACTGCTACACCACCGCGCTGGACTACGCGAAGACCCGGATCCAGTTCGACCGCCCGATCGCGGCCTTCCAGCTCACCCAGCAGAAGCTGGTCGAGATGATGCTGGAGGTCGAGAAGGCCTACCTGGTCGCCCTGCGGATCGGCCGGCTCAAGGACGCGGGCGAGTCCGTGCCGGCGCACATCAGCTTCGGCAAGCTCAACAACGTCCGGGCGGCCCTGGAGATCGCCCGCAGCGCCCGGACGATCCTCGGCGCCAACGGGATCACCACCGAGTACCCGGTGCTGCGGCACGCCAACAACCTGGAGTCGGTGCTCACCTACGAGGGCACCGGCGAGATCCACACCCTCGTGCTGGGCCAGGCCATCACCGGTGAAGCCGCCTACAGCTGA
- a CDS encoding multidrug effflux MFS transporter, with product MPGPTADTTGAQSTLSRPSDLTGIGRTGVVVLGGLVALGPLTTDLYLPALPELTADLHTDPAATQLTLTFSLLGVAAGQLLFGPLSDRLGRRRPLLAGLLVYTAATLLCLLATSLPLLVAGRFLQGMAGAAGLVIGRAIARDRYDGVAVVRFLASIGLISGLAPMFAPILGAQLLRVTSWRGTFGALAVLGVLLTVFALVSLRETLAPADRHGGGLAATLRTIGRLLRDIRFLGLVLTSSFAFGALFAYISGSSFVLQQVYGVSPQTYSLLFGVNSFAIVGMTQLNGRLLAHRFPARALMTAGLVVGAVAALVLLLLTGVWDLGLAGFCPPVFVMMASMGVVLPNSAAQALTMVEPAAAGSASALLGVGTFLCGALVAPLSSAGGQPSALVLGAVVLGCSALAGTAYLVLCRPWRVAAV from the coding sequence ATGCCCGGCCCGACCGCCGATACCACCGGTGCGCAGTCGACCCTCTCCCGTCCCTCCGACCTCACCGGCATCGGCCGGACCGGCGTCGTCGTCCTCGGCGGGCTGGTCGCCCTGGGCCCGCTCACCACGGACCTCTACCTGCCCGCACTCCCCGAACTCACCGCCGACCTGCACACCGACCCGGCGGCCACCCAGCTCACGCTGACCTTCTCGCTGCTCGGCGTCGCCGCGGGCCAGCTCCTGTTCGGACCGCTCAGCGACCGCCTCGGGCGCCGCCGCCCGCTGCTGGCCGGCCTGCTGGTCTACACGGCCGCCACCCTGCTCTGCCTGCTGGCCACCAGCCTGCCGCTGCTGGTGGCCGGTCGGTTCCTGCAGGGCATGGCGGGGGCGGCGGGGCTGGTGATCGGCCGGGCCATCGCCCGGGACCGCTACGACGGTGTCGCGGTGGTCCGTTTCCTCGCCTCGATCGGACTGATATCCGGGCTCGCGCCGATGTTCGCACCGATCCTCGGCGCCCAGCTGCTGCGCGTCACCTCCTGGCGCGGCACCTTCGGCGCGCTGGCCGTCCTCGGCGTGCTGCTCACCGTCTTCGCGCTGGTCTCGCTGCGCGAGACGCTGGCCCCGGCGGACCGCCACGGCGGCGGGCTGGCCGCCACCCTGCGGACCATCGGCCGGCTGCTGCGGGACATCCGCTTCCTCGGCCTCGTGCTCACCAGCAGCTTCGCCTTCGGGGCGCTGTTCGCCTACATCAGCGGATCGTCCTTCGTGCTGCAGCAGGTCTACGGGGTGTCGCCGCAGACGTACAGCCTGCTGTTCGGGGTGAACTCCTTCGCCATCGTCGGGATGACCCAGCTCAACGGCCGACTGCTCGCCCACCGCTTCCCCGCCCGCGCGCTGATGACGGCGGGGCTGGTGGTCGGCGCGGTGGCGGCGCTGGTGCTGCTCCTGCTGACCGGGGTCTGGGACCTCGGCCTGGCGGGGTTCTGCCCGCCGGTGTTCGTGATGATGGCCAGTATGGGTGTGGTGCTGCCCAACTCGGCGGCGCAGGCCCTCACCATGGTGGAGCCGGCGGCCGCCGGCTCCGCCTCGGCCCTGCTGGGGGTGGGGACCTTCCTGTGCGGCGCGCTGGTCGCACCGCTGAGCAGTGCCGGCGGCCAGCCGTCCGCGCTGGTGCTGGGGGCCGTGGTGCTGGGCTGCTCGGCCCTGGCGGGCACGGCGTACCTGGTGCTGTGCCGGCCTTGGCGGGTGGCGGCGGTCTGA
- a CDS encoding class II fumarate hydratase: protein MGDEQARSGQQAGGGEQEWRVEHDSMGEVRVPATAKWQAQTQRAVENFPVSGQRLEREHIAALARIKAAAAKVNARLGVLDEATAAAIVSAAEEVAAGGLDDQFPVDVFQTGSGTSSNMNTNEVIATLAGERLGRPVHPNDQVNASQSSNDVFPSSIHIAATAAVTRDLIPALEHLAEALERKSAEFAGVVKSGRTHLMDATPVTLGQEFGGYAAQVRYGRERLLAALPRVAELPLGGTAVGTGINTPPGFSAAVIAEVARETGLPLTEARDHFEAQGARDGLVELSGQLRTIAVGFTKIANDLRWMGSGPRTGLAEINLPDLQPGSSIMPGKVNPVLPEVVLMVAAQVIGNDTTVTVAGAGGNFELNVMLPVIARNVLESIRLLANSARLLADRTVDGITANVERAREYAESSPSVVTPLNRYIGYEEAAKVAKQAVAERRTIRQVVLDRGYLERGLLTEQQLDEALDVLRMTHP from the coding sequence ATGGGTGACGAGCAGGCCAGGTCCGGTCAGCAGGCCGGGGGCGGCGAGCAGGAGTGGCGGGTCGAGCACGACTCGATGGGCGAGGTGCGGGTGCCCGCCACCGCGAAGTGGCAGGCCCAGACGCAGCGGGCGGTGGAGAACTTCCCGGTGTCCGGCCAGCGGCTGGAGCGGGAGCACATCGCGGCGCTGGCGCGGATCAAGGCCGCGGCGGCCAAGGTGAACGCCCGGCTGGGGGTACTGGACGAGGCCACGGCGGCGGCGATCGTCTCGGCGGCCGAGGAGGTGGCCGCCGGCGGTCTGGACGACCAGTTCCCGGTGGACGTGTTCCAGACCGGTTCGGGGACGTCGTCGAACATGAACACCAACGAGGTGATCGCCACCCTGGCGGGCGAGCGGCTCGGCCGCCCGGTGCACCCGAACGACCAGGTCAACGCGAGCCAGTCGTCCAACGACGTCTTCCCGTCCTCGATCCACATCGCCGCCACCGCGGCCGTCACCCGGGACTTGATCCCCGCCTTGGAGCACCTGGCGGAGGCGCTGGAGCGCAAGTCCGCGGAGTTCGCCGGGGTGGTGAAGTCCGGCCGGACGCACCTGATGGACGCCACGCCGGTCACACTCGGGCAGGAGTTCGGCGGGTACGCGGCCCAGGTCCGGTACGGGCGGGAGCGGCTGCTGGCGGCCCTGCCCAGGGTCGCGGAGCTGCCGCTGGGCGGCACGGCCGTCGGCACCGGCATCAACACCCCGCCCGGCTTCTCGGCCGCCGTGATCGCCGAGGTCGCCCGGGAGACCGGTCTGCCGCTGACCGAGGCGCGCGACCACTTCGAGGCCCAGGGCGCCCGGGACGGCCTGGTCGAGCTGAGCGGCCAGCTGCGGACCATCGCGGTCGGCTTCACCAAGATCGCCAACGACCTGCGCTGGATGGGCTCGGGCCCCCGCACGGGGCTGGCCGAGATCAATCTGCCCGACCTGCAGCCCGGTTCGTCGATCATGCCGGGCAAGGTCAACCCGGTGCTGCCCGAGGTGGTGCTGATGGTCGCCGCCCAGGTGATCGGCAACGACACCACCGTCACGGTGGCCGGCGCCGGCGGCAACTTCGAGCTCAACGTGATGCTGCCGGTGATCGCCCGCAACGTGCTGGAGTCGATCCGGCTGCTGGCCAACAGCGCCCGGCTGCTCGCCGACCGCACGGTGGACGGGATCACCGCCAACGTCGAGCGGGCCCGCGAGTACGCCGAGTCCTCACCCTCGGTGGTCACCCCGCTGAACCGCTACATCGGCTACGAGGAGGCCGCCAAGGTCGCCAAGCAGGCCGTCGCGGAGCGCCGGACGATCCGTCAGGTGGTGCTGGACCGCGGATACCTGGAACGCGGCCTGCTCACCGAGCAGCAACTGGACGAGGCTCTGGATGTACTGCGGATGACCCACCCCTGA
- a CDS encoding alkaline phosphatase family protein, with translation MTTPRTPRVLVVGIDGVRHDLLSEVAMPRLAEVAGAGFLVPVEVDADTPTMSGPCWATVVTGVTATKHGVWGNHLAGNRLDVFPDFATRLAKLDGRRTFVAAGWEPLMLAMAGGPLFRAPGRSSYIAPAADTPEAWEEVDEEVTREAVHVLTTADPEASFVYLGAVDETAHFLGCGSRYRAAMRAADERLGHLLDALRSRPNHQREAWTVIVVTDHGHLDAGGHGGTTPEERTAWVACAGPDIPAAAPTGVIRHVDVAAQVYASLGRPVDPHWTLDGRPFPVARQAPAVGPDATAGAPATAGPSRGRSAAGLVP, from the coding sequence ATGACCACGCCTCGTACACCCCGCGTGCTCGTCGTCGGCATCGACGGCGTGCGCCACGACCTGCTGTCCGAGGTGGCGATGCCCCGGCTGGCCGAGGTCGCCGGCGCCGGGTTCCTGGTGCCCGTCGAGGTGGACGCGGACACGCCCACGATGTCGGGGCCCTGCTGGGCGACCGTCGTGACCGGGGTCACCGCGACCAAGCACGGGGTGTGGGGCAACCACCTCGCCGGCAACCGGCTGGACGTCTTCCCGGACTTCGCGACCAGGCTCGCCAAGCTGGACGGCCGGCGCACCTTCGTCGCCGCCGGCTGGGAGCCCCTGATGCTCGCCATGGCGGGCGGCCCGCTGTTCCGGGCGCCGGGGCGCTCCTCGTACATCGCGCCGGCCGCCGACACCCCGGAGGCCTGGGAGGAGGTCGACGAGGAGGTCACCCGCGAGGCCGTCCACGTGCTGACCACCGCCGACCCGGAGGCCTCCTTCGTCTACCTCGGCGCGGTGGACGAGACCGCGCACTTCCTCGGCTGCGGCTCCCGCTACCGGGCCGCGATGCGGGCGGCGGACGAACGGCTCGGCCACCTCCTGGATGCCCTCCGCAGCCGGCCGAACCACCAGCGGGAGGCGTGGACCGTCATCGTCGTCACGGACCACGGGCACCTGGACGCCGGCGGGCACGGCGGCACCACCCCCGAGGAGCGGACCGCCTGGGTGGCCTGCGCCGGGCCGGACATCCCGGCCGCCGCGCCCACCGGGGTGATCCGCCATGTGGACGTGGCCGCCCAGGTCTACGCGTCGCTGGGCCGTCCGGTGGACCCGCACTGGACGCTGGACGGGCGGCCGTTCCCCGTGGCCCGGCAGGCACCGGCGGTCGGCCCCGACGCGACGGCGGGGGCGCCGGCCACCGCCGGGCCGAGCCGGGGCCGAAGCGCGGCCGGGCTTGTCCCCTAG
- a CDS encoding glycosyl hydrolase family 18 protein gives MRLRKSVQAIVATCATLVASAGLITVGTASAEAATPLPTRIFAPYFEAWTGESPAALAAQSGAKNLTMAFLQTATKGSCTPLWNGDASMPVAQSTFGADIATIRANGGDVIPSFGGYTADNTGTELADSCTDVNQIAAAFEKVITTYDISRIDLDIEDNSLTNTAGIDRRNKAIKIVQDWAAANGRSVQFSYTLPTTTSGLADSGLKVIKNAIANNARIDVVNQMTFDYYDNASHNMATDTQTATTGLYNQLAQLYPSKTSAQLWGSIGIIEMLGIDDFGPAETFTVANATTVYNWALSKGVNTLSFWALQRDNGGCVGTAGADNCSGISQGTWDFTHIFAPYTSGTTTPVNDFSVSATPAAGTVAAGSATTANIATAVTSGSAQSLALTVTGAPAGVTATINPSTVNAGSAATLSISTTTATTAGSYPLTVTASGASGSHTATYTLTVTSTQPGNDFSVSATPAAGTVAAGSAITANIATAVTSGSAQSLALTVTGAPAGVTATINPSTVNAGSAATLSISTTTATTAGSYPLTVKATGPSGSHTATYTLTVTGGTTPTGLVNGGLETGSLAPWTCQSGGAVVATPVHGGTRSLQAAVTAGQTGECAQTVTLLPNHSYTLSGWVQGNYAYIGVSGGAAASTWTPAATSWTKLTVPFTTGASGTVTVYLHGWYGQGNVFGDDFSIA, from the coding sequence ATGCGCCTGCGCAAATCCGTCCAGGCCATCGTGGCCACCTGTGCCACGCTGGTCGCGTCAGCCGGCCTGATCACGGTGGGGACAGCCTCCGCCGAGGCCGCGACCCCACTGCCCACCCGCATCTTCGCCCCCTACTTCGAGGCCTGGACCGGCGAGAGCCCGGCCGCGCTGGCCGCCCAGTCCGGCGCCAAGAACCTCACCATGGCCTTCCTGCAGACCGCCACCAAGGGCTCCTGCACACCGCTGTGGAACGGCGACGCCTCGATGCCCGTCGCGCAGTCCACCTTCGGCGCCGACATCGCCACCATCCGCGCCAACGGCGGCGACGTCATCCCGTCCTTCGGCGGCTACACGGCCGACAACACCGGCACCGAACTCGCCGACAGCTGCACCGATGTGAACCAGATCGCGGCCGCCTTCGAGAAGGTCATCACGACCTACGACATCAGCCGGATCGACCTCGACATCGAGGACAACTCGCTGACCAACACGGCCGGCATCGACCGCCGTAACAAGGCCATCAAGATCGTCCAGGACTGGGCGGCCGCCAACGGCCGTTCCGTCCAGTTCTCGTACACCCTGCCGACCACCACCAGCGGGCTGGCCGACAGCGGGCTGAAGGTCATCAAGAACGCGATCGCCAACAACGCGCGGATCGACGTCGTCAACCAGATGACCTTCGACTACTACGACAACGCCTCGCACAACATGGCGACCGACACCCAGACCGCCACCACCGGTCTGTACAACCAGCTCGCGCAGCTCTACCCGAGCAAGACCTCGGCGCAGCTGTGGGGTTCGATCGGCATCATCGAGATGCTCGGCATCGACGACTTCGGCCCGGCCGAGACCTTCACCGTCGCCAACGCCACCACGGTGTACAACTGGGCGCTCTCCAAGGGCGTCAACACGCTCTCCTTCTGGGCCCTCCAGCGGGACAACGGCGGCTGCGTCGGCACCGCCGGCGCCGACAACTGCTCCGGGATCAGCCAGGGCACCTGGGACTTCACCCACATCTTCGCGCCGTACACCAGCGGCACCACCACGCCGGTGAACGACTTCTCGGTGAGCGCCACCCCGGCCGCCGGCACCGTCGCCGCCGGCTCCGCCACCACCGCGAACATCGCCACCGCCGTCACCTCCGGCTCCGCCCAGAGCCTCGCGCTGACCGTCACCGGCGCCCCCGCCGGCGTCACCGCCACCATCAACCCCAGCACGGTGAACGCCGGTTCGGCCGCCACCCTGTCCATCAGCACCACCACCGCCACCACCGCCGGCAGCTACCCGCTGACCGTCACGGCGAGCGGCGCCTCCGGCAGCCACACCGCCACCTACACCCTGACGGTCACCAGCACCCAGCCGGGCAACGACTTCTCGGTGAGCGCCACCCCGGCCGCCGGCACCGTCGCCGCCGGCTCCGCCATCACCGCGAACATCGCCACCGCCGTCACCTCCGGCTCCGCCCAGAGCCTGGCCCTGACCGTCACCGGCGCCCCCGCCGGCGTCACCGCCACCATCAACCCCAGCACGGTGAACGCCGGTTCGGCCGCCACCCTGTCCATCAGCACCACCACCGCCACCACCGCCGGCAGCTACCCGCTGACCGTCAAGGCCACCGGCCCCTCCGGCAGCCACACCGCCACCTACACCCTGACCGTGACCGGCGGGACCACGCCGACCGGCCTGGTCAACGGCGGTCTGGAGACCGGCAGCCTCGCCCCGTGGACCTGCCAGAGCGGCGGCGCCGTGGTCGCCACCCCGGTCCACGGCGGCACCCGCTCGCTGCAGGCCGCCGTGACCGCCGGACAGACCGGCGAGTGCGCCCAGACCGTCACCCTGCTGCCCAACCACAGCTACACGCTGTCGGGTTGGGTCCAGGGCAACTACGCCTACATCGGCGTGAGCGGCGGCGCGGCGGCCAGCACCTGGACGCCGGCCGCCACCAGCTGGACCAAGCTCACCGTCCCGTTCACCACCGGCGCCTCGGGCACCGTCACGGTCTACCTGCACGGCTGGTACGGCCAGGGCAACGTCTTCGGCGACGACTTCTCCATCGCCTGA
- a CDS encoding cholesterol oxidase substrate-binding domain-containing protein yields the protein MDSDTGRHRGRPGLTRRGLIGASAGLGGAAWLLRGTVGPERAGAAGTAPPALPAGTEVYRREYENWSGEIRTDQLWTCAPRTPQEVAALADWAHARGWRLRAQGYRHTWAPLTVADRTGEAARVLLVDTSRYLTAISAASADTVRVQTGATMESLLAHLAGRGLGVTACPAPGEVTVGGVLAIGGHGTAVPAAGESPRPGHGYGSLSNQITELTAVVRDEAAGRYVLRTFDRAEADSAAFLVHLGRAFLTEVVLRAGEDQRLRCVSRLDIPADELFARPGTAGGPRTFASFVDHDGRAEAIWFAYTDRPWLKTWSLAPARPFAARQVDEPYNYPFTDNIPEPVARLAGQLVGGAWGTAPLFGQLQYLIAKLALTADLTDILLSGGLLRDLLTGDTLTHLLAGGLRSDLWGPSRTLLQYVRPSTLRMTANGYAVLARRADLQWVVSEFAAHYRSLLGQYRARGEYPVNGTVEIRVTGLDDPARCGVPGARPPLLSALRPRPDRPEWDTAVWLDILTLPGTPGLHRFCRDIEQFLLRTFDGTRAGLRVEWSKGWAYTEDAAWSEPDVLGRVIPDSLRAGGGPGWDEAVAVLDRHDPHRVFGNPFLDSLLR from the coding sequence ATGGACAGCGACACAGGACGGCACCGCGGGCGACCGGGACTCACCCGGCGCGGGCTGATCGGGGCCTCGGCCGGGCTGGGCGGAGCGGCCTGGCTGCTGCGCGGGACGGTCGGCCCGGAGCGCGCCGGCGCGGCCGGCACGGCGCCGCCCGCACTGCCCGCCGGGACGGAGGTCTACCGGCGGGAGTACGAGAACTGGTCGGGCGAGATCCGCACCGACCAGCTCTGGACCTGCGCGCCGCGCACCCCGCAGGAGGTCGCCGCCCTCGCCGACTGGGCGCACGCCCGGGGCTGGCGGCTGCGCGCCCAGGGGTACCGGCACACCTGGGCGCCGCTGACGGTCGCCGACCGGACCGGCGAGGCGGCCCGCGTCCTGCTGGTCGACACCTCCAGGTACCTGACCGCGATCTCGGCCGCCTCCGCCGACACCGTCCGGGTGCAGACCGGCGCCACCATGGAGAGCCTGCTCGCCCACCTGGCCGGCCGGGGCCTGGGCGTCACCGCCTGCCCCGCGCCCGGGGAGGTCACGGTGGGCGGCGTGCTCGCGATCGGCGGCCACGGCACCGCCGTGCCGGCCGCCGGCGAGAGCCCCCGGCCCGGCCACGGCTACGGCTCGCTGAGCAACCAGATCACCGAACTCACCGCCGTGGTACGGGACGAGGCCGCCGGCCGGTACGTGCTGCGCACCTTCGACCGGGCCGAGGCCGACAGCGCGGCCTTCCTGGTCCACCTGGGCCGGGCCTTCCTCACCGAGGTCGTCCTGCGGGCCGGCGAGGACCAGCGGCTGCGCTGCGTCAGCCGCCTGGACATCCCGGCCGACGAACTGTTCGCCCGGCCCGGCACCGCGGGCGGCCCGCGGACCTTCGCGAGTTTCGTCGACCACGACGGCCGGGCCGAGGCGATCTGGTTCGCGTACACCGACCGGCCCTGGCTGAAGACCTGGAGTCTCGCCCCGGCCCGGCCGTTCGCCGCCCGGCAGGTGGACGAGCCCTACAACTACCCGTTCACCGACAACATCCCGGAGCCGGTGGCCCGGCTGGCCGGCCAACTGGTCGGCGGAGCCTGGGGGACGGCCCCGCTGTTCGGTCAACTCCAGTACCTGATCGCGAAGCTGGCGCTCACCGCCGACCTCACCGACATCCTGCTCTCCGGCGGACTGCTGCGCGACCTGCTGACTGGCGACACCCTCACCCATCTGCTGGCCGGCGGGCTGCGATCGGACCTCTGGGGGCCGTCCCGCACCCTGCTCCAGTACGTCCGGCCGAGCACGCTGCGGATGACCGCCAACGGCTACGCCGTGCTGGCCCGGCGGGCCGATCTCCAGTGGGTGGTCAGTGAGTTCGCCGCCCACTACCGGTCGCTGCTCGGGCAGTACCGGGCCCGCGGCGAGTATCCGGTGAACGGGACGGTGGAGATCAGGGTGACCGGTCTGGACGACCCCGCCCGATGCGGCGTGCCGGGCGCCCGCCCGCCGCTGCTGTCCGCCCTGCGCCCGCGGCCGGACCGCCCCGAGTGGGACACCGCGGTCTGGCTCGACATCCTCACCCTGCCCGGCACGCCCGGCCTGCACCGCTTCTGCCGCGACATCGAGCAGTTCCTGCTGCGGACCTTCGACGGGACGCGGGCCGGCCTACGGGTCGAGTGGTCCAAGGGCTGGGCGTACACCGAGGACGCGGCCTGGAGCGAGCCGGACGTGCTCGGCCGGGTGATTCCGGACAGCCTTCGCGCCGGCGGCGGTCCCGGTTGGGACGAGGCCGTGGCCGTGCTCGACCGCCACGACCCGCACCGGGTGTTCGGCAACCCGTTCCTGGACTCGCTGCTGCGCTGA
- a CDS encoding MmcQ/YjbR family DNA-binding protein yields the protein MKPAALKAACLTLNGAEETFPFGPETSVFKVGGKIFALSTLDAEPLKVSLKCDPEVAVRLREAYPAVTPGWHLNKRHWNTVLLDGSVPDRLVREMIEDSYDLIVTQLPRRQQLVLDWPGVARPGEGEQPSR from the coding sequence ATGAAGCCCGCCGCGCTCAAGGCCGCCTGCCTGACCCTCAACGGGGCCGAGGAGACCTTTCCGTTCGGTCCGGAGACCTCGGTCTTCAAGGTCGGCGGGAAGATCTTCGCACTGAGCACCCTGGACGCGGAGCCGCTCAAGGTGAGCCTGAAGTGCGACCCGGAGGTCGCCGTGCGGCTGCGCGAGGCCTACCCGGCGGTCACCCCCGGCTGGCACCTGAACAAGCGGCACTGGAACACCGTGCTGCTCGACGGCTCGGTGCCGGACCGGCTGGTCCGCGAGATGATCGAGGACTCGTACGACCTGATCGTCACCCAGCTCCCGCGCCGGCAGCAGCTGGTGCTGGACTGGCCCGGTGTCGCCCGCCCGGGGGAGGGGGAGCAGCCGTCCCGCTGA